In Oryza brachyantha chromosome 1, ObraRS2, whole genome shotgun sequence, the following are encoded in one genomic region:
- the LOC102717291 gene encoding exopolygalacturonase-like, with protein sequence MATMDNVAVVVRALSILAVVCGAAHAKRPAVHTKESHAPAAAAAGPVPAAAAPGTTGHPATFDVVELGATADGKTDSTKAVQDAWEAACGMAGEPTVLIPEGEFLTGPLNFTGPCKGHVTVQLDGTLLGSNDLPKYNQGNWIEILKVDNVVVNGSGTIDGQGADVWSDNYTVLPNSLVLDFVNNGTVSGIKLVNAKFFHINVYKSTGITIKNVTITAVADSPNTDGVHIGDSTDITVANSSIGTGDDCISIGPGSDHIAVQGISCGPGQGISIGCLGRFKDEQDVTDVTVRDCVIHNTTNGVRIKSYEDVLSPITASKVVFENIRMEGVANPVIVDQKYCPEKTCIDKKGNNTVTIKDVTFRNITGTSSTPEAVSLLCSDQLPCSGMELLDVNVEYAGNDNKTMAVCANAQGTSKGSLEALACL encoded by the exons ATGGCCACCATGGAcaacgtcgccgtcgtcgtcaggGCCTTGTCCATCCTGGCGGTCGTCTGCGGCGCCGCCCACGCGAAGAGGCCCGCGGTGCACACGAAGGAGAGCCatgctcccgccgccgccgccgctggtcctgtcccggcggcggcggcgcccgggaCGACCGGCCACCCGGCGACCTTCGACGTCGTCGAgctcggcgccaccgccgacggAAAGACGGACAGCACCAAG GCGGTCCAGGATGCGTGGGAGGCGGCGTGCGGCATGGCAGGGGAGCCCACGGTGCTGATCCCCGAGGGCGAATTCCTGACGGGGCCTCTCAACTTCACCGGGCCGTGCAAGGGCCACGTCACCGTGCAGCTCGACGGCACCCTCCTGGGCTCCAACGACCTCCCCAAGTACAACCAGGGCAACTGGATCGAGATCCTCAAGGTCGACAACGTCGTCGTCAACGGCTCCGGCACGATCGACGGCCAGGGCGCCGACGTCTGGTCGGACAATTACACGGTCTTGCCCAAC TCGCTGGTGCTGGACTTCGTGAACAACGGTACCGTGTCGGGCATCAAGCTGGTGAACGCCAAGTTCTTCCACATCAACGTGTACAAGTCGACGGGCATCACGATCAAGAACGTGACCATCACCGCGGTGGCGGACAGCCCCAACACGGACGGCGTCCACATCGGCGACTCGACGGACATCACCGTGGCCAACTCCTCCATCGGCACGGGCGACGACTGCATCTCCATCGGGCCGGGGAGCGACCACATCGCCGTGCAGGGCATCAGCTGCGGGCCCGGGCAGGGCATCAGCATCGGCTGCCTGGGCCGGTTCAAGGACGAGCAGGACGTGACCGACGTGACGGTGCGCGACTGCGTGATCCACAACACCACCAACGGCGTCCGGATCAAGTCGTACGAGGACGTGCTGTCGCCGATCACGGCGTCGAAGGTGGTGTTCGAGAACATCCGGATGGAGGGGGTGGCCAACCCGGTGATCGTGGACCAGAAGTACTGCCCCGAGAAGACGTGCATCGACAAGAAGGGGAACAACACGGTGACCATCAAGGACGTCACGTTCCGCAACATCACGGGCACCTCCTCCACGCCCGAGGCCGTCAGCCTGCTCTGCTCCGACCAGCTGCCGTGCAGCGGCATGGAGCTGCTCGACGTCAACGTCGAGTATGCCGGCAACGACAACAAGACCATGGCGGTGTGCGCCAACGCCCAGGGCACCTCCAAGGGCTCGCTGGAGGCCCTTGCTTGCCTCTGA
- the LOC102717563 gene encoding protein RGF1 INDUCIBLE TRANSCRIPTION FACTOR 1-like — protein MKGESAPPWLELLLSTEFFTACTIHLHSPRNECNLFCIDCETPQAAFCYYCRSCHHSSHHVIQIRRSSYHDVVKVSELEDILDISNVQTYVINSARVVFLNERPQLRGCGASAIKSSSSSSSSYNCETCSRVLLDAFRFCSLGCNLTGMKRDDGIVVAENGIACNDKDIDNGGNNGTTNTSCNGKDIEIGEINGTTTNNASEDEICSGASEDKEMPSSTRVVRRHRRKGIPRRAPFF, from the exons ATGAAAGGAGAATCTGCGCCTCCATGGCTAGAGCTATTGCTTTCAACAGAGTTTTTCACCGCTTGTACCATCCATCTCCACTCCCCTCGCAATGAATGCAACCTATTTTGCATCGATTGTGAAACACCACAAGCTGCCTTTTGCTATTATTGTCGTTCATGTCATCATTCTTCGCATCATGTAATTCAG ATAAGGCGGTCATCGTACCATGATGTCGTGAAAGTATCTGAGTTAGAGGATATCCTTGATATTAGCAATGTACAAACTTATGTGATCAACAGTGCAAGAGTTGTGTTTTTGAATGAGCGCCCTCAGTTACGTGGTTGTGGTGCTTCAGCAATAAAGTCATCCTcctcgtcatcatcatcttatAACTGTGAGACTTGCAGCAGAGTCCTTCTTGATGCGTTTCGCTTCTGCTCTCTTGGATGTAAT CTTACAGGCATGAAAAGAGATGATGGGATAGTTGTGGCTGAAAATGGTATTGCTTGCAATGATAAGGACATTGACAATGGTGGTAACAATGGTACTACAAATACTAGTTGCAATGGAAAGGACATAGAAATTGGTGAAATCAATGGTACTACTACAAATAATGCAAGTGAGGATGAAATATGTAGCGGTGCTAGCGAGGACAAGGAGATGCCATCATCAACAAGGGTTgttcgtcgtcaccgtcggAAGGGAATTCCTCGCCGTGCACCATTTTTCTAA